A segment of the Actinomyces sp. oral taxon 171 str. F0337 genome:
GACGCACTGTGGGCCCGCTTCCGGGCCGCCCAGCAGGTCTTCTACGACGCCCGCCGCGCCAAGGACGAGGCCGTCGACGCCGAGTTCGCCGAGAACCTCAAGGTCAAGGAGGCGCTGGTGGCCAAGGCCGAGGCGCTCCTGCCCATCAAGGACATCAAGGCCGCCAAGAAGGCCCTGCGCCCCATCCAGGACGCGTGGGAGGAGGCCGGGCGGGTCCCCCGCGGAGCCGTGCGCCGCATCGAGGGCCGCATGCGCGCCGTCGAGGACGCCATCCGCGAGGCCGAGAACGCCGAGTGGCGCCGCACCGACCCGGAGACCAAGGCTCGCGCCGAGGGCCTGGCCGGTCAGCTCCAGGACGCGATCGCCGGCCTGGAGAAGGACCTGGCTGCCGCCCAGGCTGCCGGCGACGCCAAGAAGATCGCCGAGGCCGAGGCCGCTCTGACAGCTCGCCGAGCCTGGCTCGAGCAGGTGCTGCGCTCGGCCAAGGCCTGATCCGAGATCCGTCTCACGGCGCCGTGCGTTTGTGAACCTTGCGCGGGGGTCGACACCGAACCAGGTGTCGACCCCCGTTCTCCTGCGCCTGTGCGTCTGTCCCCAGGGGTCTTCTACTCCCAGGTGGCGGTCGCGGGTTCCACGCCCTCGGATCTGGCGCCGGCGTCGATGACGTCCTTGACCCAGGCTGCCAAGCCCGGCGCGCGCTTGTCGTAGTAGCGGGCGTAGCGCTCATCGGCCACGTAACTGCGGGCGATGACGACCTGTTTGGAGGTGGAGACCTCGAACCACCGGTTGAGATCCTTGCGGTGCCATCGCGCCAGGGCGTTGGCCTCGGGGCTGCCCGGTTCGACGCCGCTGTGCATCGCCTCGGCCAGCGCGGTCTCCAGGGCGACAGTCTCGGAGTGCGCCTGTTCCCAGTCGGCGCGAGTCATCCGGGCCTTGCGCCGGGCCGACTCGGCCCACTCCTCCGTATCGCCCCACTTGGCCTGGGCCTCGGCGAGATAAACGGGGTCCCAGTCGGTCCCCCAGATCTCCACCGTCTCGGCCAGGGAGAGTCTGCCTCCCAGCTGCTGCATGTCCAGGATCGTGTCGATGGACAGGAGCATCTGCTGCAGGTGGGAGACCTGTCCCTGCAACAGCTCGCGCTGACGACGTAGGTGCGTGACGGCGTCGGCGCCCGGCTCGTCAAGGACCTCTTTGATATCAGCCAGACTCATGCCGGTCTGCCGGTAGACGAGAACCTGCTGGATGCGCATGATGTCCGTCTCGCAGTAGAGCCGGTAGCCGGCGTCACTGCGCCGGGAGGGATGCACCAGGCCGGACTCGTCCCAGTGGTGCAGCGCCCTGACGCTGACACCCAGGAGCGTTGAGACCTCGCCGACTGTCATCGTGGTCTCCGAGAAGTCCATCGCAGAACTCGTCGTGCGTGCCGAATCGTCTACCCCTCTAACCGTGTGCGTCATACACCTACCTCATCCCCTTGACCTGAGTTCAACCCCAATTCTTACGCATCACATCCTGATAAAACCTAAGGCGACAACAGACTGACTGAAATATGCAAGAAATCACACGCAGCCTTCTGTGGATATCTAACAAGTCACACATTCTCCAACAAGAAGCCGAGTCCAACAGAAGAGCACTAAGATATCTGTTATGCATTACTGGAATTATGTCCTCATCTTCATTGTCGTCATTATCGGCCCCGCCGTAAGGGCATACTTAGGGGGTAAAAATTCTGAAAAATATACCACCACACCTGAAGGGGCCGTCAGGGTGAGAGCGCCACGATTTCAGCTCGTGGCCGGCGTTATACTCCCATTCATTGGAATTCCATTTATTATTGGCGGATTGCTCTTGATGCGTTACGCATTCATTTCCTGGAGCACCCCGGGAGACCCAAGTTCAGTGAGCCCCGACCAGCTCACCCCTCTCTCACTGATCGCCATAGCGGTCTTTGCCGCCGGGATCTTCTTTACGGCATACTCGTTTCTCATCATCATGTCCGTCCGAAATGAGTACGTTGAAACCGGTATTGATTACGTAGAGAAACGTGAACGACTGGGCAAGATCAAAAGAATCCTGTTCCATGAGATCAGCTCATACTCCTACTCCCCGAGATCAGAAGGAGGGAAGCTAACAATCAGCACATCAGACGGGCGCAGGATTTCTTTCCAGACGGACTACTATCGTGGCAACTACGTCGTATCCGTGATCGCATTTCGCATGACCAACGGCCACTGGCCGAATCCAACCGATCCCACCACTCACTCCAGACTAGTTCAAGCAGCCTCTAACGGAACAGCAAAACGGTACCTTAGTGGCTCCAGGAAGGCCAGCAATCTGAGCGCCTCACACGTACACCGACTCCAGAACATCTGACCCGTTATCCACAGGCTCTACTCGCACTCTGGCACAGCTCTCAAAA
Coding sequences within it:
- a CDS encoding MerR family transcriptional regulator, producing the protein MDFSETTMTVGEVSTLLGVSVRALHHWDESGLVHPSRRSDAGYRLYCETDIMRIQQVLVYRQTGMSLADIKEVLDEPGADAVTHLRRQRELLQGQVSHLQQMLLSIDTILDMQQLGGRLSLAETVEIWGTDWDPVYLAEAQAKWGDTEEWAESARRKARMTRADWEQAHSETVALETALAEAMHSGVEPGSPEANALARWHRKDLNRWFEVSTSKQVVIARSYVADERYARYYDKRAPGLAAWVKDVIDAGARSEGVEPATATWE